In Aquiflexum balticum DSM 16537, a single genomic region encodes these proteins:
- a CDS encoding YceI family protein produces the protein MGRWLISFSIFIVLTVFGKTHAQSFKTEKGNVEFLSKASLSEFTGKSSDLNGLIDLEKNLLDFFIDLNTLKTGIGLRDRHMRENYLETKKFPFAEFTGQINSPVELTKGQSIKVTATGKFKIHGIEREIEVPGMLTLSDENSIQLDATFKILLSDYQISIPTIVFYELAEEQIITINAQLKK, from the coding sequence ATGGGACGTTGGCTGATTTCATTTTCGATTTTTATAGTTTTGACTGTTTTTGGGAAAACCCATGCCCAATCTTTTAAAACCGAAAAAGGAAATGTTGAATTTCTTTCCAAAGCATCTTTAAGTGAGTTTACAGGAAAGTCCTCAGATCTCAATGGATTGATCGATCTGGAAAAAAATCTTTTGGATTTTTTCATTGACCTGAATACACTAAAAACAGGTATTGGACTTAGGGACAGACATATGCGCGAAAACTACCTGGAAACAAAAAAATTCCCCTTTGCGGAATTCACCGGGCAAATCAACAGCCCTGTTGAGCTGACCAAAGGTCAATCCATCAAAGTGACTGCAACCGGTAAGTTTAAAATACATGGAATAGAAAGAGAAATTGAAGTCCCTGGAATGCTCACTTTATCAGATGAAAATTCCATTCAGTTGGATGCTACTTTCAAAATTCTGCTCAGTGATTATCAAATTTCCATCCCTACAATAGTTTTCTATGAACTGGCAGAGGAACAGATTATCACGATAAATGCTCAATTGAAAAAATAA
- a CDS encoding QcrA and Rieske domain-containing protein → MKTTTNIKSGSLSEARRDFLKKSGSMAVMSMFGVAFFTSCSTDDPDPNTGGSNNPPANNSGITVSPNAITVDLAVASALAAAGGWTLVTSARVLIVNLGNNNYNALTSVCTHTQCDRNWTFNNNVFTCTCHGSRFNTNGSVVNGPATQPLRTYPASVSNNVLTVDLS, encoded by the coding sequence ATGAAAACAACAACCAACATCAAATCAGGATCGCTTTCTGAAGCCAGAAGAGATTTCCTCAAAAAATCCGGTTCTATGGCAGTCATGTCCATGTTCGGAGTAGCATTTTTTACCAGCTGCTCCACAGATGATCCTGACCCAAATACCGGGGGATCAAATAATCCGCCCGCCAATAACTCAGGAATAACCGTGTCTCCAAATGCTATAACGGTAGACTTGGCAGTTGCCTCTGCGCTTGCGGCTGCAGGTGGCTGGACCTTGGTCACTTCCGCAAGGGTGTTGATTGTAAATCTGGGCAATAACAATTACAATGCGCTTACTTCTGTTTGTACGCACACCCAATGTGATAGAAACTGGACTTTCAATAATAATGTGTTCACTTGTACCTGTCATGGTTCAAGATTCAATACCAATGGTTCAGTGGTCAATGGACCTGCAACACAGCCTTTGAGAACTTATCCTGCTTCGGTGAGCAATAATGTCCTGACAGTGGATCTGAGCTGA